AGCTGGCCGAACAACCTGATGTTCTGGAACGTCCTGGCAATGCCAAGCTGATACACGCGGTACGGCCTCATGCCGGTGATGTTCCGGCCGTCGAATCTGATTTCGCCTGAAGTCGGCACGTACATGCCGGTCACGAGATTGAACACCGTTGTCTTGCCCGCACCGTTTGGGCCGATGAGACCGACCAGTTCATTCTTTGCAACTGCGGCCGTGAAGTCGTGCACGGCCAAAAGGCCACCGAACCGCTTGGTAAGACCAATTATCTCCAGCAGGGGCCAAGACCCGCTCGTGGGCAAATTCTCTCGACTCGCGGTCAACCCGTGCTGGTAGTTCACTTGACCCCGGGTAGCCTTGGCTTCAGGAATCCGAACTCCGTGCCTTGGAACACTCCGTCCGGCCGGACCAGCATAAAGACGATGAGCATCAGCGGGTAAATCACCATACGCCAGTCTTGGACCGCGGCCGGCAACACGACCCTCAACCCTTCTAGAAGGAACGTCCAGGCCACCGCGGCGACCACAGTCCCGGATATGCTGCCCAGTCCGCCCAAGACGACAATAAGCAGTACATCAATGGATTTGAGAAAGTCGAAATTGGCCGGATTCAGATAGGCATACAGGTGCGCGTACAGTGCACCGGCAACCCCGGCATACATGCAGCCGACTACGAAACCCATTGTCTTGTACTTCGTCGTGTTCACGCCGACCGCCTCGGCCGCAAGCTCATCCTCGCGCACCGACACCAGGGCCCGTCCTACACTGGAGAACACAAGGTTTCGGAGTACGACAACTGCAATTGTCGCAAGTACAAACACCCACATGAAAGTCGTAAGCCGAGGAATGCCACACATGCCGGCTGAGCCACCGAGAACTGGAATGACCTTGTCCGAGTTGTCAAACAGCACCTTCATGATGATGCCGAACCCGAGCGTGGCAATCCCGAGGTAGTCGGACCGGAGCCTGAGGATCGGCAGTCCAATCGCAAGTGCTACTACACCGGCCAGAAGTGTCCCTGCCAAGATGCCGACCAGAAGCGTCCATACACTCCCGCCCAGAGTCCGGGTAATCAGCGCCGACGCATAGGCGCCGATGCCGTAGAACGCTGCATGGCCGAGCGAGAATTGGCCGGTATATCCGTACACCAGATTGAGCCCAAGTGCGGAGATAACCATGATTCCGGCCAGAGTCGCAACCTGCTGCCAGTACAAGTTCACCACCCTCAGGGCCATCAGTGTCTGGAGCACTGCGAACGCGGCCAGAACTACCACCGTCGCAACGACCCCGGAACCCAGACGCCTTCGCCTGTCGCCTCGCTCCTCTGGTATCACGCTCGGTGTCCTGTGACCCCCGGCCATTGGGTATTGTGACTTAGCCATTCCGCTCTGGCTACACCTTGTCCCGCATCGGCTTACCAAGAATACCGGTCGGCCGCACTAGCAGCACAATGATTAGTATGCCGAATGCTACCGCGTCGCGCAAAGTTGACGAAACATAGGCCGAAGTGAATGTCTCAGTTACGCCCATTATGACCGCACCAAGCATCGCGCCCGGTATCACGCCGATACCGCCCAAAACCGCGGCAACAAACGCCTTCAGACCCGGCATTATTCCCATCAACGGCAGTATCTGGGGATACGCAATGCCGAACAGCACTCCGCCGGCCCCGGCCAGGGCTGAACCGATGCCGAACGTCACCGAGATAACCGTATCAACGTTGATGCCCATGAGTCGAGCTGTATCCTTGTCCATCGAGACCGCCCGCATCGCCCGGCCGGTCTTGGTTCGGTTCACAAAAAGTGAGAGCGCAAGCATCAGGATGATCGAAACCACGAACACAATTATCTGAATACTTGTGATTTCCACACCGCCCAGTCGAAAAGACGATATTTCGAAAGGCCGAGGAAATGCCCGGGGAGTCGGCCCAAACACGAACTTCAGATTGGTGAAGTTCTCCAAGAATAGCGACACTCCCATCGCGGTAATGAGCGCAGAGATTCTCGGAGCGTTACGCAGCGGCTTGTATGCTACCCGCTCGATAACCGTACCCAGCAAGGCGCACCCGGCCATCGCCAATAGAATTGCCAGGATCAGCGCCAGCACGGGGCCGGCAGTACCCGCGGCTGGAATCAGTCGGACAATTGACCGCGCCATCGAATCAGAAACAGTGGCAAGGGACCGGCTGCTCAGAGCGAAGTA
This window of the candidate division WOR-3 bacterium genome carries:
- a CDS encoding branched-chain amino acid ABC transporter permease encodes the protein MAKSQYPMAGGHRTPSVIPEERGDRRRRLGSGVVATVVVLAAFAVLQTLMALRVVNLYWQQVATLAGIMVISALGLNLVYGYTGQFSLGHAAFYGIGAYASALITRTLGGSVWTLLVGILAGTLLAGVVALAIGLPILRLRSDYLGIATLGFGIIMKVLFDNSDKVIPVLGGSAGMCGIPRLTTFMWVFVLATIAVVVLRNLVFSSVGRALVSVREDELAAEAVGVNTTKYKTMGFVVGCMYAGVAGALYAHLYAYLNPANFDFLKSIDVLLIVVLGGLGSISGTVVAAVAWTFLLEGLRVVLPAAVQDWRMVIYPLMLIVFMLVRPDGVFQGTEFGFLKPRLPGVK
- a CDS encoding branched-chain amino acid ABC transporter permease — protein: MAYFLQQLINGLQLGFVYALIALGYTMVYGIVRLINFAHGDIFMVGAYLGYFALSSRSLATVSDSMARSIVRLIPAAGTAGPVLALILAILLAMAGCALLGTVIERVAYKPLRNAPRISALITAMGVSLFLENFTNLKFVFGPTPRAFPRPFEISSFRLGGVEITSIQIIVFVVSIILMLALSLFVNRTKTGRAMRAVSMDKDTARLMGINVDTVISVTFGIGSALAGAGGVLFGIAYPQILPLMGIMPGLKAFVAAVLGGIGVIPGAMLGAVIMGVTETFTSAYVSSTLRDAVAFGILIIVLLVRPTGILGKPMRDKV